In a genomic window of Dyadobacter fermentans DSM 18053:
- the rimK gene encoding 30S ribosomal protein S6--L-glutamate ligase: MKIAVLSTNPDLYSTRRLVEAINQKGHEAVVIDHVKCSVMIEGGKPTIFYKGKSVAGIDAAIPRIGTSVNAFGCAVVRQLELMKVFTTVKSQAILRSRDKLRSMQVLAKAGIDIPKTVIAKNPAQVNELIHLVGGPPVVIKLLEGTQGVGVVLAETIKAAKSTIEAFYGLKANFLIQEYIAESKGADIRAFVIGNKVIAAMKRQGAEGDFRSNLHRGGSGCMIDLSPEEEQTAIAAAKALGVKIAGVDMLQSARGPLVMEVNSSPGLRGIEEVSGLDIASMIVAYIEDKIVTDEGDTVGV; the protein is encoded by the coding sequence ATGAAAATCGCCGTATTATCCACCAATCCGGACCTGTATTCGACCAGGCGCCTGGTGGAGGCTATCAATCAAAAGGGACACGAAGCGGTTGTGATCGATCATGTCAAATGCTCCGTCATGATCGAAGGCGGCAAGCCCACCATTTTTTACAAAGGCAAGTCCGTCGCCGGCATCGACGCCGCCATTCCGCGGATCGGCACGTCGGTGAATGCATTTGGCTGCGCGGTCGTGCGGCAGTTGGAGCTGATGAAGGTTTTCACGACCGTCAAGTCGCAGGCTATTCTACGCTCGCGCGACAAGCTGCGCAGCATGCAGGTGCTCGCGAAGGCCGGTATCGACATTCCAAAAACCGTCATCGCCAAAAACCCAGCGCAGGTCAACGAGCTCATTCACCTCGTAGGTGGCCCGCCGGTGGTGATCAAGCTGCTCGAAGGCACGCAGGGCGTGGGCGTCGTTCTGGCCGAAACCATTAAAGCCGCCAAATCGACCATTGAGGCATTTTACGGGCTAAAAGCCAACTTCCTCATCCAGGAATACATTGCCGAATCCAAAGGCGCCGACATCCGCGCATTCGTGATCGGGAACAAGGTGATAGCCGCTATGAAACGCCAGGGCGCCGAGGGCGATTTCCGCTCCAACCTTCACCGCGGCGGCTCCGGGTGTATGATTGATCTTTCTCCCGAAGAAGAGCAAACAGCCATAGCGGCCGCCAAGGCACTGGGCGTCAAAATCGCGGGGGTGGATATGCTGCAATCGGCACGCGGACCGCTGGTAATGGAGGTCAATTCCTCACCAGGGCTGAGAGGCATTGAGGAGGTGAGCGGCCTTGACATTGCGTCGATGATCGTGGCCTATATTGAGGATAAAATCGTTACCGATGAAGGGGATACGGTGGGGGTTTGA
- a CDS encoding DUF2652 domain-containing protein, with protein sequence MENKGLIFIPDISGFTRFMHETEIEHGRQIIQELLETLVNANQIGLEISEIEGDAILFFKFGQAPQLEVLYRQVEKMFCDFHKYLIAYDNRRFCQCKACISAVNLTLKVVAHYGEFTTYQVKNFKKLIGKDIIVAHQLLKNDIDQHEYWLVTQNLLNGQKPNGFTEWMTWYPGSKTTENEQIPFEYTQIGALKDSIPPYEAPVLEPTSKVKMLTVSKDFEADIKKIFFTAGHLDLRHRWQEGVKYIEELDHFLPSLGSRHRCVREDGEAILYASGFTYDPDSRVVFSETDEKLTGSLYFVLEKLSDTRTRLSLEYYLKKNAWKQLIFRLLEKEKMEANIRKSLNNLERLLPEITVPVDF encoded by the coding sequence ATGGAAAATAAGGGCCTTATCTTCATCCCCGATATCAGCGGGTTTACGCGGTTTATGCATGAAACCGAGATCGAACATGGGCGGCAGATTATCCAGGAGCTGCTCGAAACGCTGGTGAATGCGAATCAGATTGGCCTCGAAATCTCAGAAATTGAGGGCGATGCGATCCTGTTTTTCAAATTCGGGCAGGCGCCGCAGCTCGAAGTGCTGTACCGGCAAGTGGAAAAGATGTTCTGCGATTTCCACAAATACCTGATTGCGTATGATAACCGCCGTTTCTGCCAATGCAAAGCCTGCATTTCGGCTGTGAACCTCACGCTGAAAGTGGTTGCGCATTATGGAGAATTCACGACCTATCAGGTCAAAAACTTCAAAAAACTGATCGGCAAGGACATTATCGTCGCGCACCAGTTGTTGAAAAACGATATTGATCAGCACGAATACTGGCTGGTGACGCAAAATTTGCTGAACGGGCAAAAGCCAAACGGCTTTACCGAATGGATGACGTGGTACCCCGGCTCGAAAACGACCGAGAATGAACAGATCCCATTTGAATACACCCAGATCGGCGCGCTGAAAGACAGTATTCCACCTTACGAAGCACCCGTCCTCGAACCCACCTCAAAAGTGAAGATGCTCACCGTGTCGAAGGATTTCGAGGCGGATATCAAGAAAATCTTTTTCACAGCCGGGCATCTCGACCTCCGTCATCGCTGGCAGGAGGGGGTGAAATACATTGAAGAACTCGATCATTTCCTGCCCAGCCTGGGGTCGCGTCACCGGTGCGTGCGCGAGGACGGCGAGGCGATCCTTTACGCCAGCGGTTTTACTTACGATCCCGATTCACGGGTGGTTTTCAGTGAAACCGACGAAAAGCTGACGGGCTCGCTCTATTTCGTGCTCGAAAAGCTGAGCGATACCCGCACGCGGCTCAGTTTGGAATACTATCTGAAAAAAAATGCCTGGAAACAGCTCATTTTCAGGCTGCTCGAAAAGGAAAAAATGGAAGCCAACATCCGCAAATCACTCAACAACCTGGAAAGGCTACTCCCCGAAATCACAGTCCCCGTAGATTTCTAG
- a CDS encoding putative sugar nucleotidyl transferase: MPDIILFDDPTLRIQLLPFTYTRPVAGIRCGIHTLAEKWADRCHSPVSFQTEAYLTQKYPQHASDDNLYINGALCPDEHLAGIVKGLPYGNALVSKQGEVLAVRTHAAWHAQEGTNRLSAVTYEEPFTMIRNVWDIFGQNGAQIKADYERIVSIRKSVGVSDPFTHCYKPENVFIEEGAVIKASILNAENGPIYIGRNALIQEGSMIQGPFAIGESGVLAQGTKIRPNTTVGPFSKVGGEVSNCVVFGYSNKGHDGYLGNSVLGEWCNLGANTNNSNLKNDHTNVKLHSYAVNALADTGLMFCGLMMGDYSKAGISTMFNTGTVVGVSVNVFGAGFQAKHVPSFSWGGAAEGYCDYRFEKAIAVANDTVSRRGVAFGQAEEDIMRAVLEQTQYQRSQ; this comes from the coding sequence ATGCCAGATATTATTCTGTTCGACGATCCAACGCTTAGAATACAACTTTTACCTTTTACATACACCAGACCTGTCGCCGGCATCCGCTGCGGCATTCATACACTGGCCGAAAAGTGGGCCGACAGGTGCCATTCCCCGGTTTCGTTCCAAACCGAAGCTTACCTCACACAGAAATACCCGCAGCATGCTTCCGATGATAACCTGTATATCAACGGCGCATTATGTCCCGATGAGCATTTAGCAGGCATCGTAAAAGGATTACCCTACGGCAATGCACTCGTGTCAAAACAGGGCGAAGTCCTCGCCGTGCGCACGCACGCGGCGTGGCATGCACAGGAAGGCACGAATCGCCTTTCGGCGGTTACCTATGAAGAACCTTTCACGATGATCCGGAATGTGTGGGACATTTTCGGTCAGAACGGTGCACAAATCAAAGCCGATTACGAACGCATTGTGTCCATTCGGAAATCGGTAGGTGTCAGTGATCCGTTCACGCATTGTTACAAACCTGAAAATGTCTTTATTGAGGAAGGAGCGGTAATCAAAGCATCCATTCTGAATGCGGAAAACGGCCCGATTTACATTGGCAGGAATGCGCTGATCCAGGAAGGTTCAATGATCCAGGGACCGTTTGCGATCGGCGAAAGCGGCGTTCTGGCGCAAGGGACAAAGATACGGCCAAACACGACCGTCGGGCCGTTTTCGAAAGTCGGCGGTGAAGTGAGCAATTGTGTGGTGTTTGGTTATAGTAACAAGGGCCACGATGGCTACCTGGGCAATTCGGTTTTGGGAGAATGGTGTAACCTTGGGGCTAATACCAATAATTCGAACCTCAAAAACGACCATACGAACGTGAAGTTGCATAGCTACGCCGTTAATGCATTGGCTGACACTGGTTTAATGTTCTGCGGGCTAATGATGGGCGATTATTCCAAGGCAGGAATTTCGACCATGTTCAACACTGGCACCGTTGTAGGCGTAAGTGTAAATGTGTTTGGCGCTGGATTTCAGGCCAAACACGTACCATCGTTCTCCTGGGGCGGTGCAGCCGAGGGCTATTGCGACTATCGCTTCGAAAAGGCCATAGCAGTGGCCAACGACACAGTGAGCCGCCGCGGCGTCGCATTCGGGCAGGCGGAAGAGGACATTATGCGTGCAGTTTTGGAACAAACGCAATACCAGCGCAGCCAATAG
- a CDS encoding type B 50S ribosomal protein L31: MKKDIHPNYREVVFWDLSSDFKFITRSTIETSENITWEDGKTYPVYKVEVSSQSHPFYTGKNVLVDTAGRVDKFRKRYGK; this comes from the coding sequence ATGAAAAAAGATATTCATCCCAATTACAGAGAAGTAGTTTTCTGGGATCTATCAAGCGACTTTAAATTCATTACTCGCTCAACCATAGAAACTTCTGAAAACATCACATGGGAAGACGGCAAGACCTACCCTGTGTACAAAGTCGAGGTTTCTTCGCAGTCACACCCTTTCTACACTGGTAAAAACGTACTGGTTGACACTGCCGGTCGCGTTGACAAGTTCAGAAAGCGTTACGGAAAATAA
- a CDS encoding ATP-dependent zinc protease family protein has translation MKRPLEIIGATDVADLPELGWHHVPVRVDSGAATSAIHCSRVKLVEKEGIKELHVYLDAKRGAPQHFFIVTDFKETVVRNSFGKEEKRFVIKTPIRLFGRKIRTEFSLANRQKMSYPILLGRKLLKNRFIVDVSKKNLSAARHSLTPTRSQN, from the coding sequence ATGAAGCGCCCTTTGGAAATTATCGGCGCGACCGATGTGGCGGATTTGCCCGAGCTCGGCTGGCATCATGTGCCCGTCAGGGTAGATTCCGGCGCGGCTACTTCGGCCATTCATTGCTCGCGTGTGAAACTGGTGGAAAAAGAAGGCATTAAAGAACTCCACGTGTACCTCGACGCCAAGCGCGGAGCACCTCAACATTTCTTTATAGTAACCGATTTCAAAGAGACCGTCGTCCGCAATTCCTTCGGAAAAGAGGAAAAACGCTTTGTGATCAAAACACCAATCCGGCTTTTCGGCCGAAAAATACGTACCGAATTTTCGCTGGCCAACCGGCAAAAAATGAGTTATCCCATACTACTAGGGCGAAAATTGCTCAAAAACAGATTCATTGTCGATGTTTCGAAGAAGAATCTGTCCGCGGCACGACATTCGCTGACACCAACTCGTTCCCAAAATTAA
- a CDS encoding sugar phosphate isomerase/epimerase family protein → MSTIIEQADRRTFLKTTSGLVAGLAMGGSLTEAMAKAAGNAAYNIPLGVYAAYDKADFLRKSGCAYIEESVGGFLIPKDGDAGYEKNLTQLKQEHFPIKSYVILLPASLKTLGPEANHEAILQRTETVLKRAKECASQFVVFGSGGSRIIPEGFDKAKAKAQHIELTQKMAPMAEKYGITIAVEPLNRGETNFINSLAEGVEIIDAVKSPRVKLLCDIYHMLVEDEPASEIVKYGKHIVHCHIAEKAKRTPPGVAGDDFRPYLAALKKIGYKGGLSIECFVYTDFEKEAKRGVEVLKQQLSEV, encoded by the coding sequence ATGAGCACAATTATCGAACAGGCCGATCGCCGGACATTTCTCAAAACGACCTCCGGGCTTGTAGCAGGCCTCGCGATGGGCGGGTCGCTCACAGAAGCCATGGCCAAAGCTGCCGGAAACGCAGCCTACAACATTCCGCTGGGTGTGTATGCAGCTTACGACAAAGCCGACTTTTTGCGCAAATCGGGGTGTGCATATATTGAAGAATCCGTGGGCGGCTTCCTGATCCCGAAGGACGGCGACGCCGGCTATGAGAAAAACCTGACACAATTGAAACAGGAGCATTTCCCCATCAAATCGTACGTGATCCTGCTTCCGGCCAGCCTGAAAACGCTTGGCCCTGAGGCAAATCACGAAGCAATTCTGCAACGGACCGAAACCGTGCTGAAACGCGCCAAAGAATGCGCTTCTCAGTTTGTGGTATTCGGTAGTGGTGGTTCAAGAATCATTCCAGAAGGCTTCGATAAGGCCAAAGCGAAGGCACAGCACATTGAGCTAACCCAAAAAATGGCCCCCATGGCCGAGAAATACGGCATTACCATCGCCGTGGAGCCGCTGAACCGCGGGGAAACGAACTTCATCAACAGCCTGGCCGAGGGCGTCGAGATCATAGACGCCGTGAAAAGCCCTCGCGTGAAGCTGCTTTGCGATATATACCATATGCTGGTGGAGGACGAGCCTGCGTCGGAGATCGTTAAATATGGCAAGCACATTGTGCATTGCCACATCGCCGAGAAGGCAAAACGCACACCGCCGGGCGTGGCAGGCGACGATTTCCGCCCCTATCTGGCTGCATTGAAGAAGATCGGTTACAAGGGCGGACTTTCCATCGAATGCTTCGTGTACACCGACTTTGAAAAGGAAGCGAAGCGCGGCGTGGAGGTGCTCAAACAGCAACTCAGTGAAGTTTAG
- a CDS encoding ribonucleoside-diphosphate reductase subunit alpha has translation MYVIKRDGRRESVKFDKVTARIEKLSYGLDATYVQPVEVAKKVVSGIYDGVTTAELDNLAAETAASMTTKHPDYAILAARVAISNLHKNTLKSFSATMKRLYTYIDSKTGENASLISREVYEVIRQNASLLDSTIIYDRDYSYDYFGYKTLEKSYLLKVEGKIVERPQHMLMRVAIGIHQEDVQAAIETYHLLSEKWFTHATPTLFNAGTPKPQMSSCFLLTMKEDSINGIYDTLKNCALISQSAGGIGLSIHDVRATGTYIKGTNGQSNGIVPMLRVFNDTARYVDQGGGKRKGSFAIYIEPWHSDIFDFLDLKKNHGKEEQRARDLFYALWIPDLFMKRVEANDTWSLFCPHECPGLADTHSEEFEKLYEQYEREGRARKTIKAQDLWFAIMESQIETGTPYMLYKDHANSKSNQQNLGTIKSSNLCTEIIEYTAPDEVAVCNLASIALPKFVEQGADGFMHFDHQKLYEITKVVTRNLNKIIDLNFYPVPEAEKSNKRHRPIGIGVQGLADAFCMMRMPFDSDEARRLNKDIFETIYYGSMEASMELAMQNGPYETWAGSPISQGVFQFDMWNVTPESKRWNWEKLRKEVVQNGVRNSLLLAPMPTASTSQILGNNECFEPFTSNIYVRRVLSGEFVVVNKYLLKDLVRLGLWSEEMKNNLVRASGSVQAIPNIPQNIKDLYKTAWEIKQRSLLDMSADRGAYICQSQSLNIFMEEANFGKLTSMHFYAWKKGLKTGMYYLRTRAASDPVQFTVSKQAEPQLEPATAVVAEKELNYVQYAEEHAKPAAPRDNRSDMQCSLDDPEGCEACGS, from the coding sequence ATGTATGTCATAAAGCGTGACGGCCGCCGCGAATCCGTGAAATTCGACAAGGTGACCGCCCGTATCGAGAAATTGAGCTACGGGCTCGACGCCACGTACGTCCAACCCGTGGAAGTAGCCAAGAAGGTTGTTTCCGGTATTTACGACGGCGTTACTACCGCCGAGCTGGATAACCTCGCTGCCGAAACCGCAGCTTCCATGACCACCAAGCACCCGGACTATGCGATCCTGGCTGCCCGCGTCGCTATCTCGAACCTTCATAAGAACACATTGAAGTCGTTTTCGGCTACGATGAAGCGTCTTTATACATATATAGATTCCAAAACCGGCGAGAATGCGTCGTTGATCTCCCGCGAGGTTTACGAGGTAATCCGCCAGAATGCATCGCTGCTCGACTCTACTATTATATATGACCGCGACTATTCCTACGATTATTTCGGCTATAAAACCCTCGAAAAGTCGTATTTACTGAAAGTTGAGGGAAAAATTGTCGAGCGTCCGCAGCATATGCTCATGCGCGTGGCGATCGGAATTCACCAGGAGGACGTGCAGGCGGCGATTGAAACCTACCATTTGCTTTCGGAAAAATGGTTTACGCATGCGACGCCTACGCTGTTCAATGCAGGTACCCCGAAGCCGCAAATGTCGTCGTGCTTCCTGCTCACGATGAAGGAGGACAGCATCAATGGTATTTATGATACCCTTAAAAACTGCGCATTGATTTCGCAGTCGGCCGGTGGTATCGGTTTGAGCATTCACGACGTCCGCGCGACGGGTACATATATTAAAGGTACGAATGGACAATCAAACGGTATCGTTCCGATGCTCCGCGTGTTCAACGACACGGCGCGATACGTGGATCAGGGAGGCGGCAAGCGCAAAGGTTCTTTTGCTATATATATAGAACCCTGGCATTCGGACATCTTCGATTTCCTCGATCTGAAAAAGAACCACGGAAAAGAAGAGCAGCGTGCACGCGACCTTTTCTATGCGTTGTGGATTCCGGATCTGTTCATGAAGCGCGTGGAAGCGAACGATACCTGGTCGCTCTTCTGCCCGCACGAATGTCCGGGACTGGCCGATACGCACAGCGAGGAGTTCGAAAAACTGTACGAACAATACGAACGCGAAGGCCGCGCACGCAAGACCATCAAGGCGCAAGATCTGTGGTTCGCGATCATGGAATCGCAGATCGAGACGGGTACTCCTTATATGTTGTACAAGGACCATGCGAACAGCAAGTCCAACCAGCAGAACCTGGGTACCATTAAGTCTTCCAACCTTTGTACCGAGATCATCGAGTACACGGCTCCCGACGAGGTGGCGGTTTGTAACCTAGCTTCTATCGCATTGCCGAAATTCGTAGAGCAAGGTGCGGATGGCTTCATGCATTTCGATCACCAGAAGTTGTACGAAATCACGAAAGTGGTTACGCGTAACCTGAATAAGATCATCGATCTGAACTTCTATCCGGTTCCCGAAGCAGAGAAGAGCAACAAACGCCACCGTCCGATCGGTATCGGGGTGCAGGGTCTGGCCGATGCATTCTGTATGATGCGCATGCCGTTCGACTCCGACGAGGCGCGTCGGTTGAACAAAGACATTTTCGAAACGATCTATTACGGGTCCATGGAAGCTTCGATGGAGCTGGCGATGCAGAACGGCCCGTACGAAACCTGGGCAGGCAGCCCGATCTCGCAAGGGGTATTCCAATTTGATATGTGGAATGTAACGCCGGAAAGCAAGCGCTGGAACTGGGAGAAACTGCGGAAAGAAGTGGTACAAAACGGTGTGCGCAACTCGTTGCTGCTTGCCCCGATGCCGACCGCCTCTACGAGCCAGATACTCGGTAACAACGAATGCTTCGAGCCATTCACATCCAATATATATGTAAGAAGGGTGTTGTCGGGTGAATTTGTGGTGGTGAATAAATACCTGCTCAAAGATCTGGTAAGACTTGGCTTGTGGAGCGAGGAGATGAAAAACAACCTCGTTCGTGCCAGCGGATCGGTACAAGCGATTCCGAATATCCCGCAAAACATCAAGGATCTCTATAAAACGGCATGGGAGATTAAACAGCGCAGCCTGCTCGATATGTCGGCCGACCGGGGTGCTTACATTTGCCAGTCGCAGTCGTTGAACATCTTCATGGAGGAGGCGAACTTCGGCAAGCTGACATCGATGCACTTCTATGCATGGAAAAAGGGCCTCAAAACCGGCATGTACTACCTGCGTACCCGCGCGGCGTCCGATCCGGTGCAGTTCACCGTCAGCAAGCAAGCGGAGCCGCAACTGGAACCCGCAACTGCCGTGGTGGCCGAAAAGGAGCTCAACTACGTGCAATACGCGGAGGAGCACGCTAAGCCGGCTGCGCCGCGTGATAATCGCTCCGACATGCAATGTTCCCTCGACGATCCGGAAGGATGCGAGGCTTGTGGATCGTAA
- the hemC gene encoding hydroxymethylbilane synthase, which yields MHIKIGTRGSKLALWQAYYVEELLQRGGVETEIVIIETKGDKILDRSLSKIGSKGVFTEELEDQLRSGDIDIAVHSAKDLQSHLDDAFEIIAFTEREQANDVLVSHDTTLSLKSGESFTVGTSSTRRVAVLKHYYPHIKTVDMRGNLQTRLRKLEEGQCDALLLAFAGVHRMEYDDKIAEHLLLDEFTPAVGQGSVAIETAVALDPAKKSKLRELLNNEHTETCLLAERAFLKRLQGGCSIPVFGMATLHEDEIRMTGGIISLDGTELIRKTETGATAFPQELGTALAEELLAAGADRILQTIRNHI from the coding sequence ATGCATATAAAAATAGGAACCCGCGGGAGCAAGCTGGCACTTTGGCAGGCGTATTATGTCGAAGAATTGTTGCAGCGAGGCGGTGTGGAAACGGAAATCGTTATCATTGAAACCAAAGGCGATAAAATTCTCGACCGGTCGCTTTCAAAAATCGGAAGCAAAGGCGTGTTTACCGAAGAGCTGGAAGATCAGCTCCGCAGCGGCGACATTGATATTGCCGTGCATAGCGCCAAAGACCTGCAATCGCATCTCGATGACGCATTCGAAATCATCGCTTTCACCGAACGCGAGCAGGCGAACGACGTTCTGGTAAGCCACGATACGACATTATCCCTTAAAAGCGGCGAATCGTTTACAGTGGGAACATCGTCCACGCGCCGGGTAGCAGTTTTGAAACATTATTACCCGCATATCAAAACGGTAGATATGCGCGGTAACCTGCAAACCCGCCTTCGCAAGCTTGAAGAAGGCCAATGTGACGCACTGCTGCTGGCTTTTGCCGGCGTGCACCGGATGGAGTACGACGATAAAATAGCCGAACATTTGCTCCTCGACGAGTTTACCCCAGCCGTAGGACAGGGCAGCGTGGCCATTGAAACCGCCGTGGCGCTCGATCCCGCAAAGAAAAGCAAGCTCCGCGAGCTACTTAACAACGAGCATACCGAAACGTGCCTGCTCGCCGAAAGGGCATTTCTGAAACGTCTTCAGGGCGGTTGCAGCATCCCGGTCTTCGGGATGGCAACGCTTCACGAAGATGAAATCCGCATGACCGGCGGCATCATCAGCCTCGACGGCACCGAATTGATCCGCAAAACCGAAACCGGCGCCACCGCATTTCCGCAGGAACTGGGGACCGCATTGGCCGAGGAGTTGCTCGCTGCCGGGGCGGACCGGATTTTACAAACGATCAGGAACCATATCTGA
- a CDS encoding DNA polymerase III subunit, giving the protein MLFRDIPGLENIKSTLRRSVRNSHLAHAQLFDYPAGGAGLAMALAFSTYINCENRNDDDACGTCASCVKMSKLVHPDFHFIFPIATSKKVDGKNSEAFLPLCRSFLLDNPYRVLPDWLDHIGADNKQGNISVEEARGILRKLSVKAYEGEYKILLIWKPDIMNAASSNAILKILEEPPEKTLFLLVSDQSDKLLTTIISRTQRITIPAFSDSEIKSYLKQQEVSDAVANQVAFLSDGNMAEALKLVQEEQDDRSAWFADWMRSSYKFDVAHLVKLADSYDVMSKEKQKGLLEYALRLFRDMLVWSHGAGELLRVPQEELTFVQNFSKTVNFESLERMIGEVNTAYYHIERNVRAKMVFLDLSLTVGQFFQRR; this is encoded by the coding sequence GTGCTTTTCAGAGATATTCCGGGACTTGAAAATATCAAATCGACGCTCCGGCGCTCGGTCCGGAACAGCCATTTGGCCCATGCGCAGTTGTTCGACTACCCTGCCGGCGGGGCTGGCCTGGCCATGGCGCTCGCATTCTCTACCTACATCAACTGCGAAAACCGGAATGATGACGACGCCTGCGGCACCTGCGCCTCCTGCGTGAAAATGAGCAAGCTCGTCCACCCCGATTTTCACTTTATATTCCCCATCGCCACTTCCAAGAAGGTGGATGGCAAAAACAGCGAGGCATTCCTGCCACTTTGCCGCTCGTTTTTGCTGGATAACCCCTACCGCGTCCTCCCCGACTGGCTCGACCACATTGGCGCGGATAACAAGCAGGGCAACATTTCGGTGGAAGAAGCGCGCGGGATTTTGCGCAAATTGTCCGTGAAAGCCTATGAAGGCGAATACAAAATCCTGCTCATCTGGAAGCCCGATATCATGAACGCGGCCTCTTCCAATGCAATCCTGAAAATTCTGGAAGAGCCGCCTGAAAAGACATTGTTCCTCCTCGTAAGCGACCAGTCCGACAAATTGCTCACCACCATCATCTCCCGCACGCAGCGCATTACCATTCCGGCATTCAGCGATTCGGAAATCAAATCCTACCTGAAACAGCAGGAAGTGAGCGACGCGGTGGCCAATCAGGTCGCATTTCTGTCCGACGGCAACATGGCTGAGGCATTGAAACTCGTTCAGGAAGAGCAGGATGACCGCTCGGCGTGGTTCGCCGACTGGATGCGGTCGTCCTACAAATTCGACGTGGCGCATCTGGTGAAACTTGCCGATAGCTACGACGTGATGAGTAAGGAAAAGCAAAAAGGCCTGCTTGAATATGCATTGCGGCTGTTCAGGGATATGCTTGTATGGAGCCACGGCGCTGGCGAGCTTTTGCGCGTTCCGCAGGAAGAGCTTACATTCGTGCAGAATTTTTCCAAAACCGTCAATTTTGAATCGCTGGAAAGGATGATCGGGGAAGTGAATACGGCCTATTACCACATTGAGCGCAATGTGCGGGCCAAAATGGTGTTTCTGGACCTGTCGCTAACGGTCGGCCAGTTTTTCCAGCGCCGATGA